The Paracholeplasma brassicae genome contains a region encoding:
- a CDS encoding MATE family efflux transporter, with translation MASLSLRESKLRSYILTEELWKVILYITYPLAIYALFNHLYGFIDMVMVAHIGNTEVASVAIFSEIQSMITAFGAGIASGGAVIVARLIGASKIDEAKKNASTVFFLAVFISIGVIVLLVPLARPLLVLLRTPKDVIDTGLGYFIVQIFTTAFITINSVFIGLEKAKGNTQKILYLNIVMMIIKIGLTALFVYGLGKGIIWVSFATMIAQGILTLIAFAILFNKKNTFQIKLSEIRLKKEVVLPILKLSFPIFVGKFIFSFGKVIVNSIAATFGTQVVSGFSVAMKIGSGGAALANSFEESIPTIVSQNAGNNQVNRAMKAYPIALMFSGIIAVITIAYSFLFRDFIIGMLVNSESSKEYIQIVIDLFRWEIFSKLTSAIVAITLGMFYGFRLTKVTLLMNIARLFVFRIPALWLLSRYTDLGHHSIGVAMFVSNTSTAILAVIMAVVFFKRVKNNGYGNFLVS, from the coding sequence TTGGCAAGTTTATCGTTAAGGGAGAGTAAATTAAGGAGTTATATTTTAACTGAAGAGCTATGGAAAGTCATATTATATATTACTTACCCGCTAGCAATTTATGCGTTATTCAATCATCTTTATGGGTTTATCGACATGGTGATGGTTGCCCATATTGGAAATACAGAAGTTGCAAGCGTCGCAATCTTCTCAGAGATTCAAAGCATGATTACAGCATTTGGTGCGGGTATCGCATCTGGTGGTGCCGTAATTGTGGCTAGGTTGATTGGTGCATCGAAGATTGATGAGGCCAAGAAAAACGCTTCAACCGTGTTTTTCCTGGCGGTTTTCATTAGCATCGGTGTCATTGTATTACTAGTCCCACTAGCAAGACCTCTTTTGGTGCTTTTAAGAACACCGAAGGACGTCATTGATACTGGATTAGGCTATTTTATCGTCCAAATTTTCACAACCGCATTTATTACAATTAATAGCGTGTTTATTGGATTAGAAAAAGCCAAAGGTAATACGCAAAAGATTTTGTATTTGAATATTGTGATGATGATCATTAAAATTGGATTAACCGCTTTGTTTGTTTATGGATTAGGTAAGGGAATCATTTGGGTTAGTTTTGCGACAATGATTGCGCAAGGGATATTAACGCTAATTGCTTTTGCGATCTTGTTTAATAAAAAGAACACATTTCAAATCAAGTTATCTGAAATACGATTAAAAAAAGAAGTAGTTCTACCTATATTAAAGCTTTCATTTCCGATTTTCGTAGGTAAGTTTATATTTAGCTTTGGTAAGGTCATCGTTAATAGTATCGCAGCAACTTTTGGGACACAAGTGGTCTCTGGGTTTAGTGTGGCAATGAAGATTGGTTCAGGTGGGGCGGCATTAGCAAATAGCTTTGAAGAATCCATCCCAACGATTGTGTCACAAAATGCGGGAAATAATCAAGTGAATCGTGCGATGAAAGCCTATCCAATTGCTTTAATGTTTTCTGGCATTATTGCGGTAATTACCATCGCATATTCCTTCTTATTTAGAGATTTTATCATTGGAATGTTAGTAAATAGTGAATCAAGTAAAGAATACATCCAAATCGTTATTGACTTATTTAGGTGGGAAATATTCTCGAAGCTTACAAGTGCGATTGTGGCGATTACGCTTGGCATGTTTTATGGATTTAGACTGACAAAAGTGACACTTTTGATGAATATTGCTCGGTTATTTGTGTTTCGAATTCCAGCGCTATGGTTACTTTCACGATATACCGATTTAGGGCATCATTCAATCGGTGTGGCGATGTTTGTCTCTAATACATCAACGGCAATTTTAGCGGTTATCATGGCAGTTGTTTTCTTTAAGAGAGTTAAAAACAACGGCTACGGGA
- the asnS gene encoding asparagine--tRNA ligase, which produces MQTVKELAIKKESYDQKQVKLAGWVRTNRAQKEFGFLNMNDGTTLMNLQVVYEEALENFKDVQKIRVGSSIEVVGTLVLTPNMKQPFEVKATSVVLLGDSPEDFPIQPKRHTREFLREVAHLRPRTNLFNAVFRLRSVAAFSIHKFFQEQGFVYVHTPLITANDGEGAGQMFQVTTLPLEKTPKDEEGNIDYKKDFFARRTNLTVTGQLEAEAYALAFRNVYTFGPTFRAENSNTQRHASEFWMIEPEMAFCDLEGNMAVAEQMVKYVVKDVLNQMPEEIDFFDQFVEKGLRQKLEKLVDSKFYRITHKDAIQVLIDSKKKFENKPEFGQDLATEHEKYLTEEHFKSPVFVTDWPKDIKAFYMRLNDDNQTVAAVDLLVPGSGELIGGSQREERLDYLIKRMDEMGVPKEELDWYVDLRRYGGCVHAGYGMGFERLLMYLSGVENIRDVIPFPRTPKHAEF; this is translated from the coding sequence ATGCAAACAGTAAAAGAATTAGCAATTAAAAAAGAATCATACGATCAAAAACAAGTCAAACTTGCCGGGTGGGTACGCACAAACCGTGCTCAAAAGGAATTTGGGTTCTTAAATATGAATGACGGAACAACCTTAATGAACTTACAAGTGGTTTATGAAGAAGCCCTTGAAAACTTTAAAGACGTTCAAAAAATAAGGGTGGGTTCTTCGATCGAAGTCGTTGGGACATTAGTGCTAACACCTAACATGAAACAACCATTTGAAGTTAAGGCAACGAGCGTTGTCTTACTTGGCGATAGTCCAGAGGACTTCCCAATTCAACCAAAAAGACACACCAGAGAGTTTTTAAGAGAAGTGGCGCATTTAAGACCAAGGACCAATTTATTTAATGCGGTTTTTCGCTTAAGAAGCGTTGCTGCTTTCTCAATTCATAAGTTTTTCCAAGAACAAGGGTTTGTCTATGTTCATACACCGTTGATTACAGCAAACGATGGTGAAGGTGCTGGGCAAATGTTTCAAGTAACAACACTACCATTGGAAAAAACACCAAAGGATGAGGAAGGCAACATCGATTATAAAAAAGACTTTTTCGCAAGACGTACGAACCTGACTGTAACTGGTCAGTTAGAGGCAGAAGCTTATGCCTTGGCTTTTAGAAACGTTTATACGTTCGGTCCAACCTTTAGAGCAGAAAACTCGAACACACAAAGACACGCATCCGAGTTTTGGATGATTGAACCAGAAATGGCGTTTTGTGATTTAGAGGGCAACATGGCAGTTGCTGAACAAATGGTGAAGTACGTGGTTAAAGACGTCCTTAATCAAATGCCTGAAGAAATTGACTTCTTCGATCAATTTGTCGAAAAAGGATTAAGACAAAAGTTAGAAAAACTAGTCGATTCTAAATTTTATCGAATCACACATAAAGACGCCATTCAAGTATTGATTGACTCAAAAAAGAAATTTGAAAACAAACCAGAGTTTGGTCAAGACCTTGCAACTGAGCACGAGAAATATTTAACAGAAGAACATTTTAAATCGCCAGTATTTGTTACAGACTGGCCAAAAGACATAAAAGCTTTCTATATGAGATTAAACGACGACAACCAAACGGTTGCGGCGGTAGATTTACTTGTTCCAGGTAGTGGTGAGTTAATCGGTGGTTCGCAAAGAGAAGAACGCCTTGATTATCTAATTAAACGCATGGACGAAATGGGCGTACCAAAAGAAGAACTCGATTGGTACGTGGATCTACGTCGTTATGGCGGTTGTGTACACGCAGGTTATGGTATGGGATTTGAACGTTTATTAATGTATCTTTCAGGGGTGGAAAACATTAGAGACGTGATACCATTTCCTAGAACACCAAAACACGCAGAGTTTTAA